The following coding sequences are from one Lolium rigidum isolate FL_2022 chromosome 6, APGP_CSIRO_Lrig_0.1, whole genome shotgun sequence window:
- the LOC124663604 gene encoding uncharacterized protein LOC124663604 has product MDASCRPTEASTDGFGDSDPPNLGLVRTEEEEYVESFVRVSLLLASEDLRKVQDHGSKMLKHLLKHRSEKISSTDLLKLKLQLVKLHTDSVVDSAEAISEETVPKIEKAKHKHNTSLLVLAARNNLRSQETGEADGVSASSTPGSFCQSISSDSGKRPLVSGDERVDLSLALDPSFHSGETVSPSMPLKNLGQLIWVSEDEIIDLTIDQTLQQIKSSCSFRQDAHLHSLPFPVDHPIPISSGTLPDYSDTPKRLVLSLESDGRSNGSNGFASTGNRNSCSPGEIDGSIQSKSDGSSPEKSDGSNDGSGIMSDKKTQSSDWSVKAMGVDETISLNQGVGCLLLTEHNLLCEAFVIVTSCPGIQRYAIMLPCLLNSLNRIWTQREWNDKYVDTVSGLSNLFSDGQFLKMSYHIVKFCEEKLTGSVKNEYGACDVFPVALLQSIIPLFLRLLRCIHALWSVEIGIGWLPQEVDMAKSLSCNELGCLLEISDGLYTIDSDESFRENETRAQLEGTRQRVYNFIGQCTTVEEAFSKLLDSLSVSNAFMEALECMEFRHLGKLIHLVVVPLVKHCPSELWEEWTVNFLEPILLQCEHRLHAAWFYHLYENQADSLFNYGNLVGEDEQIKSLGYMLLLEFTRKLSGLLEALALMEQTSVRLHEDVKPICNKDTVSSQDLNSVSPSSLFRFLLRHDCFGKLRMGLFGYFVDDEAARKALQFCRCLIRLAVSTNDGRLRLLIVDDLLPCLTRRLDNDLQCAVQHVMRPLRSSTTASVDQELLVLCKDLYVNLVKDYDGKDKDSDSDEKKFESWLTKEKGNLRVKACSAAKELPDGSDWNWEFEDEFQRYLPAYMEMLQQVDSIDACEVYDHLEEEALLQKLGTNFRSKYGINSREHPYMLTISSLRQRQCYSMSGILYQREKIKCISELLKLKPYIKVFNCSSATISRLQEKFEINFEDPECAMLPSLDLLDDLLSLWEPVYHPLIRESHMDILLRKVDQYIKANEREHCQQVVPATLDFEVHLQPYADAFFENKLKENMYFRAIDQIHLHNEFDRQLASGGLDHLVDECISSKDDFVKNLLVKDEVAKMKFQDLDHDLIKLSLEWISELVEIRHQVRTYSRSLRILFKDKSLQGDIEVLMNELELGGFFDTDNDSVNWESFSELVNQFGSKVFAGHSLPRHYVVRGIMDYGSVWKASSDVDALKAVALKVCDRWIESCEQFWMDTRYYEHTYYNIVRRPLQQVFLK; this is encoded by the exons ATGGACGCTTCCTGCCGCCCCACGGAGGCGTCGACGGATGGTTTCGGCGATTCGGACCCTCCAAATTTGGGACTG GTAAGAACAGAAGAGGAAGAATACGTGGAATCCTTTGTAAGGGTTTCACTTCTGCTGGCCAGTGAGGATTTGCGCAAGGTTCAGGATCATGGGTCTAAGATGCTTAAG CATCTCCTGAAACACAGGAGTGAAAAAATTAGCAGTACTGATCTTCTAAAGCTGAAGTTACAGCTGGTTAAACTCCATACTGATTCAGTTGTGGACAGCGCAGAAGCCATTTCAGAGGAAACAGTGCCCAAAATAGAAAAAGCAAAACATAAGCATAATACCAGTCTACTTGTATTAGCTGCGAGGAATAATTTGAGAAGTCAGGAAACAGGTGAAGCAGATGGAGTCTCTGCTAGCTCCACCCCAGGATCATTTTGTCAATCAATTTCTTCAGATTCAGGAAAGAGGCCTCTTGTCTCTGGAGATGAAAGAGTGGACTTATCTCTTGCACTTGACCCTAGCTTTCACTCTGGTGAAACAGTATCTCCCTCAATGCCCTTGAAAAATTTAGGACAACTGATTTGGGTTTCAGAAGATGAAATAATCGACCTAACCATCGACCAAACCCTTCAACAAATAAAGTCATCATGTAGTTTCCGACAAGATGCCCACCTCCACTCCCTTCCTTTCCCTGTAGATCACCCTATTCCTATCTCTTCGGGCACACTGCCAGACTACAGCGACACGCCAAAGAGGCTGGTTCTTAGTCTAGAATCTGACGGGAGAAGCAATGGCAGCAATGGTTTTGCCAGTACTGGAAACAGAAATAGCTGCAGCCCTGGTGAAATAGATGGTAGCATCCAGAGTAAATCAGATGGGAGCAGCCCGGAAAAATCTGATGGGAGTAATGATGGCAGCGGCATCATGTCAGATAAAAAAACCCAGAGCAGTGATTGGAGCGTGAAAGCTATG GGAGTCGATGAAACAATATCTCTAAATCAGGGAGTGGGCTGCCTTCTCCTTACAGAGCATAATTTATTGTGTGAGGCATTTGTTATTGTAACATCTTGTCCAGG GATTCAGCGATATGCAATCATGCTTCCATGTCTACTTAATTCTCTCAATAGAATATGGACCCAGAGGGAGTGGAATGATAAATATGTGGATACTGTGTCTGGATTGAGCAATCTATTTTCTGATGGTCAATTTTTAAAGATGTCTTATCATATTGTCAAATTCTGTGAAGAAAAGCTTACGGGGAGCGTAAAAAATGAGTATGGTGCTTGTGATGTTTTCCCCGTAGCCCTTCTGCAATCAATCATTCCTCTATTCTTACGG CTGCTCCGTTGTATACATGCACTTTGGAGCGTGGAAATTGGTATTGGCTGGTTGCCTCAAGAAGTTGATATGGCTAAAAGCTTGAGCTGTAATGAGCTTGGATGTTTGCTTGAAATTTCTGATGGACTGTATACCATTGACAGCGATGAATCATTCCGTGAGAATGAGACAAGAGCACAGCTAGAGGGCACTCGGCAGAGAGT GTACAATTTTATAGGTCAATGTACAACCGTTGAGGAGGCATTCTCTAAGTTATTGGATAGTCTATCTGTTAGTAATGCCTTCATGGAAGCGCTGGAGTGTATGGAATTCAGGCATTTAGGGAAGCTTATCCATCTTGTAGTTGTTCCTCTGGTCAAGCATTGCCCCAGTGAACTCTGGGAGGAGTGGACAGTCAACTTCTTAGAGCCCATACTATTGCAGTGTGAGCATAGGCTTCATGCTGCTTGGTTTTATCATCTGTATGAAAACCAAGCTGACAGCCTGTTCAACTATGGTAATCTTGTTGGAGAAGATGAACAAATAAAAAGTTTGGGATATATGCTATTGCTAGAGTTTACTCGAAAACTGTCGGGTTTGCTTGAAGCCTTAGCACTTATGGAACAGACTAGTGTACGTCTACATGAAGATGTTAAACCTATCTGCAACAAAGATACCGTTTCTTCACAAGATTTGAACTCTGTGTCACCATCTTCTCTCTTCAG GTTTCTTCTGCGTCATGATTGCTTTGGAAAGTTGAGGATGGGCCTCTTTGGATACTTTGTGGATGATGAAGCAGCAAGGAAGGCTCTTCAGTTTTGCCGTTGTCTGATTCGGCTTGCAGTTTCTACAAATGATGGGAGGCTTCGGCTTTTGATTGTAGACGATCTACTTCCGTGTCTAACTCGGCGTCTAGACAATGATCTCCAATGTGCAGTCCAACACGTAATGCGCCCTTTGAGGTCCAGTACAACTGCTAGTGTGGACCAAGAGCTGCTTGTTCTTTGCAAAGACTTATATGTTAATCTGGTAAAG GATTATGATGGAAAAGATAAGGACAGCGACTCTGAtgaaaaaaaatttgaatcctggttgacgaaggaaaagggAAATCTTCGAGTAAAGGCATGTTCTGCTGCGAAGGAACTCCCAGATGGATCTGACTGGAATTGGGAA TTCGAAGATGAATTTCAGAGATACCTTCCTGCTTATATGGAAATGTTGCAACAAGTGGATTCCATTGATGCATGTGAAGTG TATGATCATttggaagaagaagctctccttcAGAAATTGGGGACAAATTTCAGATCTAAGTATGGCATCAACAGCCGAGAACACCCTTATATGTTGACCATCTCATCTTTGCGGCAG CGACAATGTTATTCAATGAGTGGCATTTTATACCAACGGGAAAAAATCAAATGTATTAGCGAATTACTCAAACTCAAGCCTTACATCAAG GTCTTCAATTGTTCTTCTGCTACTATTTCTCGTCTCCAAGAAAAATTTGAGATAAATTTTGAAGATCCTGAGTGTGCTATGTTACCATCCCTTGAT CTTCTGGATGATCTATTATCTCTTTGGGAACCTGTATATCATCCTCTGATACGCGAG AGCCACATGGACATACTATTGCGGAAAGTTGATCAATATATCAAGGCGAATGAAAGAGAACACTGCCAG CAAGTCGTACCAGCGACACTTGATTTTGAGGTGCATTTGCAGCCCTATGCAGACGCTTTTTTTGAGAATAAGCTTAAAGAGAACATG tattTTAGAGCAATAGATCAAATACACCTGCATAATGAGTTTGATAGACAGTTGGCTTCCGGTGGGCTAGATCATCTTGTGGATGAATGTATTTCTTCTAAG GATGACTTTGTAAAGAATCTTCTTGTCAAAGATGAAGTGGCGAAGATGAAGTTTCAAGATTTGGATCATGATCTCATAAAGTTGTCTCTCGAG TGGATATCTGAGCTTGTGGAAATCCGTCATCAAGTTCGCACTTATTCTCGTTCTTTACGGATCCTCTTTAAGGATAAGTCG CTACAAGGTGATATCGAAGTGTTGATGAATGAACTGGAGTTAGGAGGCTTTTTCGACACTGATAATGATTCTGTCAATTGG GAGAGCTTTTCAGAACTTGTGAATCAATTTGGTAGCAAAGTTTTTGCTGGACATTCCCTTCCGAGACATTATGTGGTCAGAGGAATCATG GATTATGGGTCGGTGTGGAAGGCTAGCTCTGATGTGGATGCTCTCAAAGCG GTTGCTCTTAAAGTATGTGACAGGTGGATTGAAAGCTGTGAACAG TTCTGGATGGACACAAGATACTATGAGCATACCTACTATAACATTGTTAGGCGACCCCTGCAACAG GTCTTCCTGAAATAA